A stretch of the Trichocoleus sp. FACHB-46 genome encodes the following:
- a CDS encoding AbrB family transcriptional regulator: MTETETPTAPLTGKALLQKVKELSHLPRRETAKRCGYYTVTKNDQTRVNLTDFYDALLAARGIPLSPEGSKDGRGREPTYRVSVHKNGQIVIGATYTQAMGLKPGDEFEIKLGYKHIHLIQVDADRNGGRAVDDDELDEE; encoded by the coding sequence ATGACTGAAACTGAAACGCCAACAGCCCCATTGACGGGCAAAGCGCTACTGCAAAAAGTAAAAGAACTTTCTCACTTACCTCGGCGGGAAACGGCAAAGCGCTGCGGTTACTACACGGTCACAAAAAATGACCAGACTCGGGTTAATTTGACTGATTTCTATGATGCACTTCTGGCTGCTAGGGGTATTCCTTTAAGCCCTGAAGGTTCGAAGGATGGCCGTGGTAGAGAACCGACCTATCGCGTTAGTGTGCACAAAAATGGCCAAATTGTCATTGGTGCAACTTACACCCAGGCAATGGGATTAAAGCCAGGTGATGAGTTTGAAATCAAACTTGGTTACAAACACATTCATCTGATTCAGGTAGATGCCGATCGCAATGGTGGTAGGGCAGTCGATGATGATGAGCTAGACGAGGAATAA